The Sphingobacteriaceae bacterium genomic sequence CTGGACAAGGAGCCGGGCGCCGGCGTGCTGTCGGTGTACCTGGATCCCGAGTCCACCCACCGGCATGAGGCTCCCCGCTGGCAGACGGTGGTCAATTCCGGCCTGCGGACCCTGGGCCAGAAATACCCCGACGACCGGCAACTGCAGGAAGCCATCGAGGTGGCCGGAAAGGAGCTGCTGGGGCTGGATCCTGTCCTGCGCCAGCGCAGCCTCGTTTACATTCGCTCCCTGGACCCCGACTGGCGCTGGATAGAAAACCTGCATGGCTCCGTGGGGAACCGGTTCGGCTGGGGCCGGCGGGCTCACGTCCTGCCCCTCATGACCTACTTCTGGCGCCAGCCCGTAGTGGGCGTGGTCCTCATCTCCCAGGAAGGCTTCGACTCCTACACCTGGCGGCAAGGCCACCTGCAGGAAGGCAGGCAATGGAAGGCCGAATGGGACACCGAGCACTGGCGCCGCTTTGCCGCCGCCGCCTACCCCAACCCATGGCGGGGCCAGCAGACGGTGACCCATACGGAGCATTTCAACCGCCGTTTCCTGGAGAATGTCCGCCGCCACCTGCGGACCCTGCTGCCTGAAGTAGAAAAGGAAGCCCTGGCCCAGGAATGGGATTGGATCATGGTCTTCGGCCCCGTTTGGCTCCGGGACCGCTTCGTGGCCGCCCTGTCGGACCAGTGGCAGGAAGCCGCCATCCCCGTGCCGGCGCGGCACCTGGCCAAGGTCAGCATCCGTGAGTTGGAGCAGGCTGTGGAAGACATCCTGCCCGAGTGGCTGGACACCCTGGAAGAAGAACTGCTCAACGCCGTCATCGACATCAAGGCGTCGGGCGGCCTGGCCGCCATCGGCGTCCAGGAAGTGCTGGACCTGCTCAACGTCAACCGGGTTCACCGGCTGTACCTTTCCTCCGACCTGGAACTGAACGGCTTCCGCCGGCCCAAGGACGAGATCCTGCGGCTTTACGAGCATCCCACCCGGCAGCGGGAATGGGTGGCCGAGCCCAACCTGGTGGAAGAGGCCGTGGCCCGGGCCATGCAGTACAGCGCCGAAGTGGTGCCCTTCTCCGGCCCCGCCGCCAAGCGGCTGCGGGAAATGGGCGGCATGGCGGCTCTGTTGCGCTACTGATCATTGACGACTTTTTAGGGGAACTGATCCTCCAAGGGCGGTGAGCCTTCATCACGGGCAACGACGACGCGGCCCAGGTTACGGTGTACACCGTGCCCAACTGCCTGGACTGCGCGGCGGTGAAAAATCTCCTTGAGGGAGCCGGTGTCCCCTATCGGGAAGTGGACATCAGCCAAGTCCCGGGGAGCCGGGAAGCCTTGGCCATGCTCTCCGGCCTCCACTCCGTGCCCCAGGTGTACATAGGCTCCCGGTTCATCGGCCAGGTTTTCGAAGTGCGCACGCTAATCCAGACCGGCCGGTTCCAGCGGCTCCTGGCAGAGGCCAAAGCCCGCCGGGGGCCGCCTGCGTCCGGCCACTGCGCACCCGGCGACGGGGCACCCGGTGACGCAACACCCGCTGACGCAACACCCGGTGAGGACACACCCAGCGATGCCACATCGTAATGGCCCTATGAACGGACCGGAGCACATACGCCAGGTTATAGTCGACGCCGACGCCTGCCCCCGCAGCGCCCTGCGCATCCTGCAGCGGCTCCAGCGCGACTACGGCTTCCGCCTCATCACCGTGGCTTCTTTTCACCATCAAATTGAGGGAACCGAGCATGTCATGGTGGGCGACGCGCCCGATGAAGCGGACCTGGCCGTGGCCAACCGGGTTCGACGAGGAGACATCGTGGTCACCCAGGACTGGGGCTTGGCAGCCCTGGTGCTGGCTAAGGGAGCCGCCTGCCTCTCACCCAACGGCTTCACCTACAGCCCCGACCGGATCGATTTCCTGCTGGATGAGCGGCATGTCAAGGCCAAGCACCGCCGGGCGGGCGGCCGCACCCGGGGACCCCAAGCCCGTACAGCGAAGGACGATGAGCAGTTCGAAAAAGCCCTCAGGCGACTCTTGGACGAGCCGGCGGTCTCCGGCGGCTAGCCGCCCCGGCCGCCGCCGCCGCCACCACCGCCGCCGCCCCCGCCGGAAAAGCCCCCACCGCCGCCGCTGCCGCTGGAGGAGCGCGTGGCAGCCCGGACCGCCGACCCAAAGGAATGCTGGGCCACAGAAGCCACCTGGCCCATGGCCGCCAGCCGCTGGCTGGTGAGGGTCCACGTGGCCCGGTCCAGGGCGCTGTGGGCTACGGGGTCGAAGCGGCCCTGTTCCTGCAGTTTGGGCAGCACTTCCTTCATCTGCTTCAGCACCTGCTCCGCCACGCCCAGGACGGTGGCGAAGACCAAGTAGTGCTCCCATAGGGCCACCGCCGGCACTTCCGCCAGGTCCAGGCGGGAAAAGTGCAGGAGAAAGCGCTTGAAGGCGTCCCACCGGGCCTTCTGGTCGGCGCCGTACTGGCTGCGTCGCCGGGCCAGCATGGCCATGGCCAGTCCACCCACGGCCAGGGGCCAGAGCACGAACTCGCTCCAATAGAGACTGTGGCCCAGCCAGAGCAGCAGGAGGATGACCGCCACCGAGACCACCAGCAAGAGCAGGCGGGCCCGGGTCCACTGCCGTTGCTCGTCAGGGGGAAGCTTCCAAAACCCTAACTCCTCGCTGCGTTGATCCAGAAACTTATGCCATTGCTCCAGGAACTCCCGGGTCTCGCCTTGATTCCGCTGGAACCAGCGATTCAAAGTGGACAAGCGCAGCTCGGGCTCACCGCCGGCGACTTTGTCCAGGAGGAAGTTCAGCAGCAGGCGCTCGTGGGGCTGCAGGGAGTCATCCTCCGGTGGCTGGGCCCGGGACAAGGCCAGGTCTTCCCGCTGGAGGCCCAGCCAGCCCGTTGTGGCGACGGGCTGCAGGTGCACATGGCCCCGGCGCCCCAAATCCAGCAGGGTGGCCGCAATGGCGGGGCCCAATTGATAACTGCGCTCCCGGGAGAGAAGCCGGGTAAGCTCCGCCGGCCCGTAGTCGCCGGGCAGTTCTCGGTAGTATTCACCGGACCAGTCGGGGCGGGGGTCCATGCCGAACCGCCGCATGTACCTGGTCAGGGCCGCCACGCCCAGGGGCAGGGCCACCATGGCCGCCAGCAAATCCACCCGGATGATCCAGCGGGTGAAGTTGGCCTCGGCCGCCCACCGGCCTTCCTCGGCCAGGATGTCGGGCAGGGCCGTCTTCCCGGTGGTGCGGCCGCCCGCAACGGCTACGGGGTCGAAGACCACCCGGCCCTCCACCATGGTGAAGGGGGGCAGTTCCACCACATCCCACGTCACCCGGCTGGCTTCGTCGTCTATATCCACTTGGCCGTGGAGGGGCCCGTGGCCCCACGCCCGCACGTCGCCGGCGCCGGCGGGCAAGGTCAATTCAACCCTGACGTGGTCCGCCGGGATGTCCCAGTCATCGCCGATGAACTGCCAGTAAAGCTCCGCCGCGTCGTTGTGGACGGCCACGGCGTCCCGCACCAGGTACCGCAGGACGAAGGTCCGCTGCTCATCGGCGGCGGCGTAGTGCCAGCGCACCTCGGTGCGGTCCGCCAGGGTGCGCACCAGGTAGGTTCCCGGCAAGCCGCCCACCGCCACCTGGTACTCCTGCCCCGGCTCGCCCATGCTCAAAATCTCAATCTGATAGCCGTCGCCGTGGGGAATCCACTGCTCCCACCAGGAATAGGAGCCGCGGAAATGAAAGGTCCGGCGCTCAGTGACCAGCATGCTGCCGTCGGGCTCAACTACGGCTTCGATGTGGATTTCGGGAAAGGTGGCGAACTTGAGGGGAAGCCCCAGGGACTCCTTGAACCGGCCCAAGGTGCCGAAGCCGGCAGGGGCCTGCAGCACGGCTACGGCGGCGGCCATGATCAAGGCCAGGGCGACAAATAGTACCGGCCGCCTGCCCCATCCCATGGTCAGGTACCCGTCTTGCCCCCGCCCGGCGTCAGGTTCAATTCGGGCATTTCCCGCCGGGCGTCGTCCTTGACGGTGAAGTATTCCCTGGGCGTGAAGCCCATCATCCTGGCGATGATGCTGGTGGGGAACATGGCAATGCGCGTGTTGAACATCATGACGGTGTCGTTGTAGAACTGGCGGGCGAAGCCGATCTTGCTCTCGGTGTCGCTCAGTTCCCGCTGTACTTCCATCATGACGGTGTTGCCCTTCAAGTCGGGGTAGGCTTCGGCCACGGCGAACAATTGGCGCAAGGCCGTGGTCAGGCCTTCCTCGGCCTCGGCCCGGGCCGCCGGGTCGCTCCCCGCCACCGCCACCCGGGTTCGGGCTTCGGTCAACTGCTTCAACGTCTCATGCTCGTGGGTGAGGTAGGCCGACGCCACTTCCGCCACCTTGGGAATCAAGTCCCAGCGGCGCTGGAGCTGGACGTCGATCTGGGCCCAGCCGTTGTCCACCCGATTCCGCAGTTGGATCAGGCCGTTGTAGGTCATGATGGTGTAAAGCACGGCCAGTGCAATTACGATCAAAACTACAAGCACAAAGCCAGCCCCCCTTCGCTGTCAACTACCACTGTCATGATATCCCATTGCCGGTCGTCAGCGACCATCCAACTCCAAATCGGCGGCCACTTCCTTCAGGGCCGCGATGACATTGGCGATGTGCTCGTCCAGGGGAATGCCCAGTTCCTCCACGCCCTGGTACACGTCGTCCCGGTTGACGCCCCGGGCGAAGGCCTTGTCCTTCAACTTCTTCTTGACGGAACTGACCTTCACGTCGTGGATGCTCTTGCTCTGCCGGACCAGGGCTACGGCCACCACCAGGCCGCTGAGTTCGTCTACGGCGAACAAGGTCTTGGCCATCAAGGTGTCCCGGGGGACGCCGGTGTGGTTGCCGTGGCCCAGCACGGCCTGGAGGATGTCCTCGGGCCAGCCCCGCTCCCGCAGGATGGCCACTCCTTTGAAAGGATGGTCCTCCAGGTCGGGGTACTGCTCGTAGTCGAAGTCGTGGATGAGGCCGGTGATGCCCCACTTTTCTTCGTCTTCACCGAACTTGCGGGCGTAGTACCGCATGCAGGCCTCCACGGCCAGGGCATGCTTGATCAAGTTGGGCGACTTGGTGTATTCGTTGAGGATTTCCCATGCTTCTTGTCGGGTCGGCTGCAAGTTCAACTCTCCTTTCGGGAATCTGCCAGCAGACGGGCCAGCACGGCCACCGGATGAAGGGCCTGTTGCCGGTACAGGTCCTGAAACTGGGTACGGCAGGACATGCCGTCGGCCACCAGCAGGCCCCCCGAGGCGTCGACGGCCTCCTTCACCGGCCGGGCCATGCGGGCGGAAAAATCGTAATGCTCTTTCTTGTAGCCGAAGGAGCCGGCCATGCCGCAGCAGCCGCTGTCGATGACGTCCACCGGCAGGCCGGTGAAGGCTTCCAGCACCCGGGCCGTGGCGTGATGGGCCAGCATGCTCTTTTGGTGGCAGTGGCCGTGGTAGGTGAGGCGGGCCGGCGGCTCATCCCCGGCGGGTGAGGCTGGGGCTTGGGCCTGATTTAGGACCCGGCCCATGGCGCCGCCTTGGACCCGGGACCGGGCTTCTGCCGCCAGGTCCTCCAGGCTCCCTTCGGCCAGCAGGCGGTCCAGGTACTCCATGATGCCGAAGGTACGGGCTGAAACCCCCCCGGCACCGGCATGGTCGAAGCCCAGCAGTTCCCGCAGTTCATGGCGGAAGGCGGAAGTGCAGCTGGGCTCCAGGACCACCACGTCCCAGCCGGCTTCTACATAAGGGAGGAGGGCCGTAACGTTGTCTTCCATCATGGGCCGGGCATCCTCCAGCATGCCTTCGGAAACGGCAGGCCGGCCGCAGCAGCGGGATGCCGGCGCCAGGCGCACCCGGCAGCCCGCCTCCGCCAGCAGCCGGGCCGCGGCCAGGCCCAGGGAAGGCTCGTTGTACTCGGTGAAGCAGTCGGCGAACAGGAGTACCCGGCGCGTAGCGGCCGGGCCGGATGATCCGTGGCCGGCGGGCGGACCCATTCCCGCCCCGGCCAGGGCGGCGCTGAAAGTAGTTGGAGCGAACTGGGGCAAGGGACGCCGCCGGTCGATGCCCAGCAGCCCCTCGGCCAGGCCCCGGACCACCGCGCTCCCGGCCAGCCAGTTGCTCACCGGCGCCGTGGCGCTGCCCCATTTGTAAAGATCCCGCAAATTGGCCATGAGCCGGGACCAGAGGGGCGCTCCCAGACGCCGGTGCCGCTGGTGCAGGATTTCCGCCTTGATGCGGGTCAGGTCCACCCCGGCGGGGCACTCCACCCGGCAGCCCTTGCAGCCGATGCAGTATTCCAGCACCTGCCGCTGGAACTCCTCGCTGAATAAGGCTCCGGCGCCCAGCCGGCCCGCCAGGGCCCCCCGGATCAAGTTGGCCCGGCCCCGGGTGGTCATGATTTCTTCGTCCAAGGCCCGGAAGGTAGGGCACATGGTGCCCGTGGGCTTGCGGCAGTGGCCGCAGCCGTTGCACAGCTCCACCGCCTGCTGGAGGGTGCCCCAGGGGGCAAAGTCCATGGTGGTGGGCTCGTCCCACCGACTGTAGGGCCCGGCGTAGCGCAGGTTTTGGGTCAAGTCGGCCTCTTGGGCGTACACCTTGCCGGGGTTCAGGAGGCTGCGGGGGTCGCAGGCCGCCTTGACACGGCCGAAGGCCTCCCAGAGCCGGTCGCCGTAGAGATAGCGGTTCCATTGGGTGCGGGCCAGGCCGTCCCCGTGCTCGCCGCTCATGACCCCGCCCAGGGACATGACCAGGCGGCAGGCGTCCCGGGCGATGGCCGCCATCCGCTCCACATCGCCGGGATCCTTCAAGTTCAAAATAGGCCGCAGGTGGAGGCAGCCCACGCTGGCATGGGCGTAGATGACGCTTTCCACTTCATAGCGGCGAAACAGTTCCTGCAGCCCCCGCACGTACTGGGGCAGCACCGCCGGCGCCACCGCCATGTCCTCGATGAAGGGCACCGGCTTGGGGTCGCCGGGCATGCGGTACAGCAGGGGTACCGCCGCCTTGCGCATCTGCCAGACTTCCCCCTGGGCCGCCGGGTCCAGCCGCACTTCATGGAAAATCGCGCCCAGCTCCGACCAGCGGATGGCGGCCACGGCCCCGGCCACGGCGGCCTGGTCGTCGTCCTCCACCTCCACCACCAGCAGCCCCTGCACCTCTGGGGGCAGCCCTTCAGCCACCCGGCGATAAGGGGTCTGCTTGGCCAGGTCCAAGAGGAGACGGTCCACCAGTTCGATGGCGCTGGGCTGGGCCTGCCGCAGGGGCTCCACCGCCTCCATGGCGGTGACCAGATCGGCGAAGCCCAGCACCACCATGCCCCGGTGGGCGGGTACGGGCTCCAGCTTCAATGTGGCGGCCACCACGATGCCCAAGGTGCCTTCGGAGCCGCAGAAGAGCCGGGTCAAGTCCACCCGGCCGTCCCGCACCACCTGCTGCAGCTGGTAGCCGCTGACGTTCCGGGGTATCTGGGGGAACCGGGCGGCGATGTCGCCGGCGTATTCGCTGGTGACGGCCAGGACGGTGCGGTAAATGTGGGCTTCCAAGGTGTCCTGGGCCAGGATGCGGGCCAGTTCCTCGCCCTCCACATCCAGGGGCCGGGTCTCGATGACCTCGCCGTTGGCCAGGACGACCCGCAGGCCGGCGATGCAGTCGGCCGTCGTGCCGTACCGGATGGACCGGGCGCCCGAGGCGTTGTTGCCCACCATGCCGCCGATGGTGGCCCGGTTGCTGGTGGACGGATCGGGGGCGAAGCGCAGGCCGTGGCGGGCGGCCAGGGCGTTGACGGCGTCGCACACCATCCCCGGTTGCACCACCATGCGCCGCTCCTCAGGGGAAAAGGACAAAACTTCCTTCATGTGCTTGGTGAAGTCCAGCACCAGCGCCCGGCCCACCGTCTGGCCCGCCAGGGAAGTGGCAGCGCCCCGGGGCAGGAGGGGAATGCCGTGCCGGCGGGCCCAGGCTACGGCCTGCAGCACATCTGCTTCATGGCGGGGGAAGAAGACGCCCACGGGCTCCACTTCGTACACCGAGCCGTCGGTGCTGTACATGTAGCGGGTGAACCGGTCCGCCCGGACTTCCCCTTGCACCGACCGCTGCAGTTCGGCCAGGGCGTCATCCAGGACCTGTGCACCTAGGGCGTTGGGTTGGAGGATGGGCTGGGTCACGGCAAGCCACCCCACCGGCGCGGGTGATAAACTGGCGGTGACATCATACCGGAAAGGATGCCGGGCTCATCGGATCCGATGCCCTTCTCATCTCAGAATTCCGCCGGGCGCGGCGGGATCCTGGCCTCGTGGTGCTGGAAGGTTTTCACGCCCTGAAGCACGCCTTGCGCTTCGGGGCCGATATCATGCAAGTGGTGACCGCCGACCCGGACCTGGTGCGGGTCTTGGGCGGCCGGCTGGCCCCCGACGTGACGGAAGCCATGCTGGCCCGGGCCGTGCCGGTGGCAGCTGAAACATTCGCCCAACTGGCCCCCGTGCCCCCGGACACGGCCATCATGGCCCTGGCCCGGCGCCCGGCCGTCGATCCGGGGCAGTTGCTGGCCGCGCCCCGGACGGCGCCCCTGGTCTTTCTGGAGTCGCCCACCCACCTGGGCAACGTGGGGGCCGTCATCCGGGTGGCCGCCGCCGCCGGGGCGGCCGGCGTGGTCACCTCGGGGCCCCATGACCCGTGGCACCCTACGGCGGTGCGGGGATCGGCGGGGCTCCACTTCGCCCTGCCCGTAGGCCGGGTGGCCGCCCTGGACTACGACAGCCTCCAGGGGCCCCTGCTGACCGTTCACCCGGAAGGAGAACCTCTCGCCCCCGGCGCCGTGCCCGGCAACGCCGTCCTGGCCTTCGGCTCGGAACGCCGCGGCCTCAGCGACCAACTGCTGGCCCGGGCCGGCGGCCGCCTCACCATCCCCATGGAGCCGGGCATTTCCAGCCTGAACCTGGCCACCGCCGTGGCCGTAGTGCTCTACACCTGGCGGCTGGGACACCCATAAAGGTCAATCCCCCGGCCCGAACAGGCCGTACACTTCCTCGGCCAAAACGTCGAAAATGGTGGGGTACACCCCCGCCTCGATTTCCGGCTTCAAGGCCTTGACGATGCTCTGGTAGTACCAGGCCTGCTCTTCCTTGCCGGCCCTGAAGCGGTCCCAAAGGGCGTCCCCTATTTCGGCGTAGTCGGCCCGCAGTTCCCGCACGTTCTGCAATTTGTCGGCGGCCACCACCAGCTTCACCGCCAGGGGCTCCCGGGGCAGGCTGTCAACGGTGTGCCGCTTGCGCTCCCACCAGGTGAGCCGTTTGTCCTCGGTGCAGCTCTTCACGATAGCCAGGACCTGGGGCCCGAACTCCTCCTCGATGTGCTCGGCCCGGACTTCCGTGTCTTCCAAGGTGTCGTGGAGGAGGCCGGCGATGACCACTTCTTCGGAGCAGCCGGCGGTGGCCAAGGTCAAAGCCACGCTGACGGGATGGGTGATATAGGGCATGTCCTTGCCCTTCCGGCGCTGGCCCTGGTGGGCTGTGACGGCCAGCTGCACCGCCCTGTCGATGGGAGACAGCACAGAGGATACCTCCTCGTCAGAACTCCACCTGGGGCGCCGTTTCCGCTCCCGGCGCCGCCTCGAAGTATTCCTTGGGGCCGAAGCCCATGAGACGGGCGATGACGGCCGTGGGCATGCGCCGGATGACGGTGTTGTAGTCCCGGACCAGCTCGTTGAACCGCTGCCGCTCCACGGCGATGCGGTTTTCGGTGCCGGCCAGCTCATCCATCAATTGGCGGAACTGCTGATCGGCCTTCAAGTCGGGGTAGTTCTCCACAATCACCAGCAGGCGGCCCAGGGCGCTTTCCACCTGGTTGGCCGCGGCCACCTGCTCCTCGGGGGTGGCGGCTCCTGCCAGT encodes the following:
- a CDS encoding VLRF1 family aeRF1-type release factor → LDKEPGAGVLSVYLDPESTHRHEAPRWQTVVNSGLRTLGQKYPDDRQLQEAIEVAGKELLGLDPVLRQRSLVYIRSLDPDWRWIENLHGSVGNRFGWGRRAHVLPLMTYFWRQPVVGVVLISQEGFDSYTWRQGHLQEGRQWKAEWDTEHWRRFAAAAYPNPWRGQQTVTHTEHFNRRFLENVRRHLRTLLPEVEKEALAQEWDWIMVFGPVWLRDRFVAALSDQWQEAAIPVPARHLAKVSIRELEQAVEDILPEWLDTLEEELLNAVIDIKASGGLAAIGVQEVLDLLNVNRVHRLYLSSDLELNGFRRPKDEILRLYEHPTRQREWVAEPNLVEEAVARAMQYSAEVVPFSGPAAKRLREMGGMAALLRY
- a CDS encoding glutaredoxin encodes the protein MYTVPNCLDCAAVKNLLEGAGVPYREVDISQVPGSREALAMLSGLHSVPQVYIGSRFIGQVFEVRTLIQTGRFQRLLAEAKARRGPPASGHCAPGDGAPGDATPADATPGEDTPSDATS
- a CDS encoding DUF188 domain-containing protein; translation: MNGPEHIRQVIVDADACPRSALRILQRLQRDYGFRLITVASFHHQIEGTEHVMVGDAPDEADLAVANRVRRGDIVVTQDWGLAALVLAKGAACLSPNGFTYSPDRIDFLLDERHVKAKHRRAGGRTRGPQARTAKDDEQFEKALRRLLDEPAVSGG
- a CDS encoding DUF2207 domain-containing protein, with translation MGWGRRPVLFVALALIMAAAVAVLQAPAGFGTLGRFKESLGLPLKFATFPEIHIEAVVEPDGSMLVTERRTFHFRGSYSWWEQWIPHGDGYQIEILSMGEPGQEYQVAVGGLPGTYLVRTLADRTEVRWHYAAADEQRTFVLRYLVRDAVAVHNDAAELYWQFIGDDWDIPADHVRVELTLPAGAGDVRAWGHGPLHGQVDIDDEASRVTWDVVELPPFTMVEGRVVFDPVAVAGGRTTGKTALPDILAEEGRWAAEANFTRWIIRVDLLAAMVALPLGVAALTRYMRRFGMDPRPDWSGEYYRELPGDYGPAELTRLLSRERSYQLGPAIAATLLDLGRRGHVHLQPVATTGWLGLQREDLALSRAQPPEDDSLQPHERLLLNFLLDKVAGGEPELRLSTLNRWFQRNQGETREFLEQWHKFLDQRSEELGFWKLPPDEQRQWTRARLLLLVVSVAVILLLLWLGHSLYWSEFVLWPLAVGGLAMAMLARRRSQYGADQKARWDAFKRFLLHFSRLDLAEVPAVALWEHYLVFATVLGVAEQVLKQMKEVLPKLQEQGRFDPVAHSALDRATWTLTSQRLAAMGQVASVAQHSFGSAVRAATRSSSGSGGGGGFSGGGGGGGGGGGGRGG
- a CDS encoding LemA family protein, which encodes MLVVLIVIALAVLYTIMTYNGLIQLRNRVDNGWAQIDVQLQRRWDLIPKVAEVASAYLTHEHETLKQLTEARTRVAVAGSDPAARAEAEEGLTTALRQLFAVAEAYPDLKGNTVMMEVQRELSDTESKIGFARQFYNDTVMMFNTRIAMFPTSIIARMMGFTPREYFTVKDDARREMPELNLTPGGGKTGT
- a CDS encoding HD domain-containing protein → MQPTRQEAWEILNEYTKSPNLIKHALAVEACMRYYARKFGEDEEKWGITGLIHDFDYEQYPDLEDHPFKGVAILRERGWPEDILQAVLGHGNHTGVPRDTLMAKTLFAVDELSGLVVAVALVRQSKSIHDVKVSSVKKKLKDKAFARGVNRDDVYQGVEELGIPLDEHIANVIAALKEVAADLELDGR
- a CDS encoding FAD-linked oxidase C-terminal domain-containing protein, which encodes MTQPILQPNALGAQVLDDALAELQRSVQGEVRADRFTRYMYSTDGSVYEVEPVGVFFPRHEADVLQAVAWARRHGIPLLPRGAATSLAGQTVGRALVLDFTKHMKEVLSFSPEERRMVVQPGMVCDAVNALAARHGLRFAPDPSTSNRATIGGMVGNNASGARSIRYGTTADCIAGLRVVLANGEVIETRPLDVEGEELARILAQDTLEAHIYRTVLAVTSEYAGDIAARFPQIPRNVSGYQLQQVVRDGRVDLTRLFCGSEGTLGIVVAATLKLEPVPAHRGMVVLGFADLVTAMEAVEPLRQAQPSAIELVDRLLLDLAKQTPYRRVAEGLPPEVQGLLVVEVEDDDQAAVAGAVAAIRWSELGAIFHEVRLDPAAQGEVWQMRKAAVPLLYRMPGDPKPVPFIEDMAVAPAVLPQYVRGLQELFRRYEVESVIYAHASVGCLHLRPILNLKDPGDVERMAAIARDACRLVMSLGGVMSGEHGDGLARTQWNRYLYGDRLWEAFGRVKAACDPRSLLNPGKVYAQEADLTQNLRYAGPYSRWDEPTTMDFAPWGTLQQAVELCNGCGHCRKPTGTMCPTFRALDEEIMTTRGRANLIRGALAGRLGAGALFSEEFQRQVLEYCIGCKGCRVECPAGVDLTRIKAEILHQRHRRLGAPLWSRLMANLRDLYKWGSATAPVSNWLAGSAVVRGLAEGLLGIDRRRPLPQFAPTTFSAALAGAGMGPPAGHGSSGPAATRRVLLFADCFTEYNEPSLGLAAARLLAEAGCRVRLAPASRCCGRPAVSEGMLEDARPMMEDNVTALLPYVEAGWDVVVLEPSCTSAFRHELRELLGFDHAGAGGVSARTFGIMEYLDRLLAEGSLEDLAAEARSRVQGGAMGRVLNQAQAPASPAGDEPPARLTYHGHCHQKSMLAHHATARVLEAFTGLPVDVIDSGCCGMAGSFGYKKEHYDFSARMARPVKEAVDASGGLLVADGMSCRTQFQDLYRQQALHPVAVLARLLADSRKES
- a CDS encoding TrmH family RNA methyltransferase, producing the protein MVLEGFHALKHALRFGADIMQVVTADPDLVRVLGGRLAPDVTEAMLARAVPVAAETFAQLAPVPPDTAIMALARRPAVDPGQLLAAPRTAPLVFLESPTHLGNVGAVIRVAAAAGAAGVVTSGPHDPWHPTAVRGSAGLHFALPVGRVAALDYDSLQGPLLTVHPEGEPLAPGAVPGNAVLAFGSERRGLSDQLLARAGGRLTIPMEPGISSLNLATAVAVVLYTWRLGHP
- a CDS encoding HD domain-containing protein, encoding MLSPIDRAVQLAVTAHQGQRRKGKDMPYITHPVSVALTLATAGCSEEVVIAGLLHDTLEDTEVRAEHIEEEFGPQVLAIVKSCTEDKRLTWWERKRHTVDSLPREPLAVKLVVAADKLQNVRELRADYAEIGDALWDRFRAGKEEQAWYYQSIVKALKPEIEAGVYPTIFDVLAEEVYGLFGPGD
- a CDS encoding LemA family protein, producing the protein MRRTGTLLLIIVLVLAGVTLFSTYNRLVAMDEAVTGQWAQVENQLQRRYELIPNLVETVRGYAAHEEEIFTAVAEARTRLAGAATPEEQVAAANQVESALGRLLVIVENYPDLKADQQFRQLMDELAGTENRIAVERQRFNELVRDYNTVIRRMPTAVIARLMGFGPKEYFEAAPGAETAPQVEF